A genomic region of Caulobacter vibrioides contains the following coding sequences:
- a CDS encoding quinone oxidoreductase family protein has product MLAVQAIRTGGPEVLEVVDLPLPSPGPGQILVRHQAVGLNYIDTYHRSGLYPVKTPLVIGLEAAGVVEAVGEAVTRFKAGDRVAYNGTMGAYAEAAVVPAERAVLVPDGVSLEVAAAALLKGMTAEFLVRRCFHVKQGDWVLVHAAAGGVGQILVQWCKALGATVVATVGSTAKATIARDLGADHVIDYSHEDVAARVAELTAGQGVAVVYDGVGKDTWEASLASLARRGMLVTFGNASGPAPAFPPLALAPKSAFVTRPKLFDYIVTTAELDESAEALFAVLASGAVKIDIGQTFPLAEARAAHEALEGRRTVGATLLIP; this is encoded by the coding sequence ATGCTGGCGGTCCAAGCCATCAGGACCGGCGGCCCCGAGGTTCTGGAGGTCGTTGATCTTCCCCTGCCCTCGCCGGGTCCCGGTCAAATCCTCGTCCGCCACCAGGCGGTGGGTCTGAACTATATCGACACCTATCATCGGTCCGGCCTGTATCCCGTGAAAACCCCGCTGGTGATCGGGCTGGAAGCGGCGGGCGTGGTCGAAGCCGTTGGCGAAGCGGTCACTCGGTTCAAGGCCGGTGATCGGGTGGCCTATAACGGAACCATGGGCGCCTATGCCGAAGCCGCCGTCGTACCGGCGGAGCGCGCGGTGCTGGTTCCCGACGGTGTCAGCCTGGAGGTCGCGGCGGCCGCTCTGTTGAAGGGCATGACCGCCGAGTTTCTGGTGCGTCGATGTTTCCACGTGAAACAAGGCGACTGGGTTCTGGTCCATGCGGCGGCCGGCGGCGTCGGACAGATCCTGGTGCAATGGTGCAAGGCCCTTGGCGCCACGGTGGTGGCCACAGTGGGATCGACGGCGAAGGCCACGATCGCTCGCGATCTCGGCGCCGACCATGTCATCGACTACAGCCACGAAGATGTCGCGGCTCGGGTCGCCGAACTCACGGCCGGCCAGGGCGTGGCGGTCGTCTATGACGGTGTCGGCAAGGATACCTGGGAGGCCAGTCTAGCCAGCCTCGCCCGGCGCGGCATGCTGGTGACGTTCGGTAACGCCTCGGGTCCGGCCCCCGCCTTCCCTCCGCTGGCGCTGGCGCCGAAGTCGGCCTTCGTCACCCGGCCCAAGCTGTTCGACTACATCGTCACGACAGCGGAGCTGGACGAAAGCGCCGAGGCGCTGTTTGCGGTGCTCGCCTCGGGCGCCGTCAAGATCGACATCGGCCAGACCTTCCCGCTCGCCGAAGCCCGCGCCGCGCACGAAGCGCTGGAAGGCCGTAGGACCGTGGGCGCCACCCTGCTGATCCC